Proteins encoded within one genomic window of Hermetia illucens chromosome 2, iHerIll2.2.curated.20191125, whole genome shotgun sequence:
- the LOC119650218 gene encoding histone-lysine N-methyltransferase SETD1B-like, with protein MKLSFLFELLLILIIIAFAASKPIAEADADPMKVDDNEVAKQSNTDNAVKPSNDDDDDDVFGFGGDDDDDDDDDDDDDDDDDDDDADDGDDDILGLDDDDDDEKDDAANNAPSSDEEFDEFVVFGEDILAGIFDDEEEDTKKKTNVTSVPVVQDVPAANPVVSEIVEQPAVVQQPLSASVITEVPAVMAESSPMPEVVAESLPEAEITNEIKDTQSFAGNIPPAVASVPMEMSNAEMKPEVTTPTLSDDSAEDEGLIVVSDDTQKLAALEAANVVIAEAPVEENEIEPNGEKDAETMEKVPVVVVNVMPATVSTAAPVVSAVVHQDAVSAPPPKAATTKKPKAEEDDDLLEIVGELISEEDDDDDESGLITALASDSDDEKEETEAIAEEAESDDDDDDDEEEEEEADEDDSPTNAELNAKAKEDLSHSKKKKPAGLMQRLTGMF; from the exons ATGAAGTTGAGTTTTCTGTTCGAACTTTTGCTTATTCTGATCATCATCGCCTTTGCAGCTTCGAAACCCATTGCAGAAG ctgaTGCCGATCCTATGAAAGTTGATGACAATGAAGTAGCGAAACAATCAAATACTGATAACGCGGTGAAACCTTCAAATGATGACGACGATGACGATGTTTTCGGATTCG gtggagatgatgatgatgacgacgatgatgatgatgacgacgatgatgatgatgatgatgatgatgcagatgatggtgatgatgatattttgggactggatgatgatgatgatgatgagaaggaCGATGCAGCAAACAACGCTCCATCCAGTGATGAGGAATTTGATGAATTCGTTGTTTTCGGAGAAGATATTTTAGCTGGTATTTTCGATGATGAAGAGGAAGATACCAAGAAAAAGACGAATGTTACATCGGTTCCAGTAGTTCAAGATGTACCAGCAGCAAATCCTGTAGTATCAGAGATTGTCGAGCAACCTGCGGTCGTCCAACAACCATTGAGTGCTTCCGTTATAACCGAAGTACCTGCTGTCATGGCGGAATCAAGTCCTATGCCGGAAGTCGTAGCCGAGTCGCTACCTGAAGCCGAAATAACAAACGAAATCAAGGATACTCAAAGTTTCGCTGGCAATATACCGCCTGCTGTTGCTAGCGTTCCCATGGAAATGAGCAATGCAGAAATGAAGCCGGAAGTTACCACTCCAACATTATCTGATGACAGTGCTGAAGATGAGGGTTTAATTGTCGTTTCAGATGACACGCAAAAGTTAGCTGCATTAGAAGCTGCTAACGTTGTCATTGCTGAGGCTCCagttgaagaaaatgaaatagAACCAAACGGTGAAAAAGACGCTGAAACTATGGAGAAAGTCCCAGTCGTAGTAGTGAATGTAATGCCAGCAACTGTTTCAACTGCAGCTCCTGTAGTTTCGGCGGTTGTACACCAAGATGCGGTTTCTGCTCCACCTCCAAAAGCCGCCACGACGAAAAAACCAAAAGCAGAGGAGGATGACGATCTTCTAGAAATCGTGGGAGAACTAATTTCAGAGGAAgacgatgatgacgatgaaagtGGCTTAATTACTGCCTTGGCTAGTGACAGTGACgacgagaaggaggaaactgaagcaATTGCTGAAGAGGCTGAAAGcgatgacgacgatgatgatgatgaagaagaagaggaagaagctGACGAGGATGATAGTCCAACAAATGCAGAATTGAATGCCAAGGCTAAGGAAGATTTATCTCATagtaaaaaaaagaaacctgctggCCTCATGCAACGGCTTACGGGCATGTTCTAG